Genomic DNA from Cupriavidus pauculus:
GATCGTGGACTTGCCACAGCCCGAGGGGCCGAGCAGTACGACAAACTCGCCTTCGCCGATCGAAAGGTTCACGTGATCGAGCACGGGCGGCGAGACCGTCCGCGCCCCCGCGTCGAACGCGAAGGTCACGTCGTCCAGAACGATATGTGTCATGCCTTGCCCGCCCAGGGAACGATCCATTTCTGCAGCGCGACCAGCGCCACGTCGAGTGCATAACCGACGATACCGAGGATCAGGATGCCGATCATCACCACATCGGTCCGCAAATAGGAGCCGGCGTTGACGATCATCCAGCCCACGCCCGCGCTCGATGCCACCAGTTCGGCCGCCACGAGCGCGGTCCAGCCGATGCCGATCGACAGGCGAACAGTGGTGAACAGATCCCCGGCGCAATGCGGAAACACCACGCGCCAGAACACCTGCCGCCGGTTCAGGCCGAGGGTCTGCGCCACGCGGATATACCCCTCCGACACGCCCCGCACGGCCGCCGCGGAACCGACCAGCACATTGAGAAACGTGGCGATGAAGATCAGAAAGAACTTCGAGGCTTCATCGATCCCTAGCCATACGATCGTCAGCGGAATCAGCGCGATCTTCGGTAACGGCCGCAAAAACTGCACGAAAGGGTTCAATGCCGCGGCAAGCGCGGCGCTGCGTCCCATCAGCAGTCCCAGCGGCACGCCGATGACGATCGATGCGACGAATGCGGACATTGCGCGCGCCAGGCTGATGCCGACGTGCTTCCACATCGGAATCTGCCCATAGCCGTCCCGCCACAGGTGAGAGAACGAAACGGCAAGCTCGGTCGGCGGCGGAAGGAACAGTGCATCGACCCATCCACGGCTGCCCGCGATCTGCCACAGCGCCAGCACGGCAATTACCGCCGCCGTGCTGACTGACAGACTGAAATACCGGCGATCCAGCACCACTGCCTTACTTGTCCGCCTTGATCTGCTGCGCGAGCTTCAGATACCGGGGGTTGATGGACGTCGCAAACGAGGCCGGAATGTCCTGCTTGCGAATCTGGTCGATGCTGCCGAGAAAATCGGCGGTCTTGCGCACCGCGCCGGCCAGCGTGCTGCTATCGGGGCTGGTGCCGTCACCGAACCACTGCGGCTTGAGCTGATCGGCAATCGTCGGATACTCGTTGCCATTGATCGAGTCCGTCACGGCGGCCGGCGTGGAACCCAGCTCCTTCGCGATGGCCTCGGCCACGGCCTGCGGATTCTTGCGGTAGTTCGCCACCTGCTGTTCGAGCACGAGCAGCAGCCTGGCCACGAGCTCCGGATGCTTCTCGCCGAACGCCTTGCTGATGGAGATGCCATTGAAGATCAGGTAGCCGTCCTTCTTCAGATCCTTCGTGTAGAAGATCGGCTGTCCACCGTTCGCCTCCAGCGTGGAGTTGAACGGGGCCCATACATAGCCGGCATCGACGTCGCCGCGCCGCCATGCGGCAACCAGTTCGTCCGGCTTGAGCGGCACGAAGCGGATTTTCGAGCGGTCGATCTTGTTGAGCTGGATGGCTGTGTCGAGCGCGTACTGTGCCGTGGAGTTGGCGGGGTAGCCCACCGTATGGCCCGCGAGGTCGTTCAGCGACTGGATGTTCTTGCTCTTGCGCGCGACCAGCCGTTCATAGGTCGCGATATCCGCGGAGACGCCGACCAGTTCGATCGGGAGCTTGCGCACGATGGCGGAGACCGTAGGGCTCGAGCCGAAGTTCGCGATATCGATACTGTTGCTCGCGAACAGATTCAGCACGTCCGCGCCGGTGCCGAACTGCACCCATTTGACGGGCACACCGAATGCCTTCTCCAGCGAGCCATCGACCTTGGCATTGACGATCAGCTGCGCGCCGCCGCTATAGGCAATGCGCACTTCCTTCGGCAACGGCTCGGCGGCCGCCACGCTACCGGCGACGGCAAACGGTAAAGCAAAGGCAGCGCCGGCGATCAGCCAGCTGCGAAACGATGTTTTCATGGGTCGATGGCAGGGATGATTGGGGCGTCCATCCTATGAAGGAAACCCACCCGCCACAACGAATCGAATCAGATAACCACATGTGCCGCCGCTGTCGCGGCTTCATCGTTTCGCGCATATATGCGCCGGGAGCTCAGGTGAGCGTGCCCTCCCACTCCTGCAGTTGCGCGAGCGTGGCCACCACGCCGCCGCAGACGACGATCAGGATCTCCTTCGCGTCCGCCAGCGCGGCGGGATGTTTCTCCACGGCGGCAAGGGCGGCACCGCATGCCGGCTCCACCAGCAGGCGATGGTCGGTCAGCAGTTGCAACGCCGCGACGACGGCCTCGCGGTCCGAGACTTCCACGCTCGCGATCGGCCGCCGGCGGCTCCAGGCCACGGCTTCCGTCGCCGGCCGCTTGGCGGCCAGCGACGTGGCGATGCCCGTCACCGCGGGCAGCTCCACAACCGCTTCGGCCTCCAGCGAACGGGCGAGGGATGCCGTGCCGTGCGTCTCCGCCGCGACGATGGGCACGTCGTCCCAGCCCTGCCGGTGCATGCCTTCGGCAACGCCGCTCAGCAAACCACCGCCGCCGACCGACAGCACCACGGCATCGGGCCGGACGCCGGCCTCGGCGACCTCATCGACCAGCGACGCGTGACCGGTCCACAGCAGCGGGTCGTCGAACGGATGGATAAAGGCAGTGTGTTCGTCGAGCATCGACTGCGCGAGCGCGTTTGCTTCGGCCCACGATTGGCCATGGACGATGACCTCTGCGCCTTCGAGGCGTAGTAGTTCGAGCGCGCGCGCCGACGTGGTTTCGGGCACCACCACGGTCACGGGAATACGCAGCATGCGGCCGCAGTAGGCCACGGCGACGCCCGCATTGCCGCCTGACGACGACACGAAGCGCCGCGCGCCACGATCGGCATGGGTCAGGCATGCGTGCCCCACCCCCCGGAGCTTGAACGACCCGCTCGGCTGGAGGGCTTCCAGCTTGAGCCATACGGTCTTGCCGAGTCGCGCGGACATCGGCAGGGAATGCAGGAGCGGGGTGCGGATATGAAGCGTCATGATCGGTACGTCGGGCAGGATGGAGGGTGGCGCGGGGCAGAACCCCGCGCCACCCCGCATTATGCCGTCATGCCTGTACCGGTGCGGTGGCTGGCCAGTAGTGATGGTCCGGCGTCGCGCGCGCGCCGAAAATGGCTTGCCCCACGCGCACGACCGTGGCGCCCTCCTCGATCGCGATCTCGAAGTCGCCGGACATGCCCATCGACAGTTCGTCGAGGACAATGCCCGCCGGGGCGTCGTTACGCAGCCGGTCGCGCAGTTCGCGCAACTGCACGAAGCATGTCCGCACGCGATCGGCCTCGGCCGAGAACATCGCCAGCGTCATGAGCCCCTTCACGCGCAGCGCGGAGAATGCCGGCAATTCGCGCAGGAATGCGGCAACGTCATCGGGCGCCAGCCCATACTTGCTGTCCTCGTCCGAGGTGTTGACCTGCACGAACACATCGAGCGCGCGGCCCTCCGCCTGTAACCGCCGGTCGAGGGCCTCGGCCACGCGCAGGCTGTCCAGCGCCTGGAATTCGCTCGCGAACTGCGCCACGAGCTTTGCCTTGTTGGTCTGCAGATGGCCAATGACCGACCACCGCAGATCCGTCAGGTCGCGCATGGCCTCCCATTTGCCGTGGGCTTCCTGCGGCTTGTTCTCGCCGAGCATATGGCAGCCGGCCGCGTACGCGAGCCGCAGCGTCGCCTCCGGCTTGGTCTTGCTGACGGGCAGCAGCCGCACGCCCGCGGGGTCGCGCCCCACGCGCTGGCAGGCCGCCGCGATGCGCGCGTGCACGGCCGCGAGATTGGCGCGGAAGTCATCGACGGACGTGGCCTGCGGCCACTGGTTATGCAGGGCATGAAGGGTGCCCGTCGGAGAAG
This window encodes:
- a CDS encoding ABC transporter permease; translation: MVLDRRYFSLSVSTAAVIAVLALWQIAGSRGWVDALFLPPPTELAVSFSHLWRDGYGQIPMWKHVGISLARAMSAFVASIVIGVPLGLLMGRSAALAAALNPFVQFLRPLPKIALIPLTIVWLGIDEASKFFLIFIATFLNVLVGSAAAVRGVSEGYIRVAQTLGLNRRQVFWRVVFPHCAGDLFTTVRLSIGIGWTALVAAELVASSAGVGWMIVNAGSYLRTDVVMIGILILGIVGYALDVALVALQKWIVPWAGKA
- a CDS encoding glycine betaine ABC transporter substrate-binding protein, producing MKTSFRSWLIAGAAFALPFAVAGSVAAAEPLPKEVRIAYSGGAQLIVNAKVDGSLEKAFGVPVKWVQFGTGADVLNLFASNSIDIANFGSSPTVSAIVRKLPIELVGVSADIATYERLVARKSKNIQSLNDLAGHTVGYPANSTAQYALDTAIQLNKIDRSKIRFVPLKPDELVAAWRRGDVDAGYVWAPFNSTLEANGGQPIFYTKDLKKDGYLIFNGISISKAFGEKHPELVARLLLVLEQQVANYRKNPQAVAEAIAKELGSTPAAVTDSINGNEYPTIADQLKPQWFGDGTSPDSSTLAGAVRKTADFLGSIDQIRKQDIPASFATSINPRYLKLAQQIKADK
- a CDS encoding pyridoxal-phosphate dependent enzyme, with protein sequence MTLHIRTPLLHSLPMSARLGKTVWLKLEALQPSGSFKLRGVGHACLTHADRGARRFVSSSGGNAGVAVAYCGRMLRIPVTVVVPETTSARALELLRLEGAEVIVHGQSWAEANALAQSMLDEHTAFIHPFDDPLLWTGHASLVDEVAEAGVRPDAVVLSVGGGGLLSGVAEGMHRQGWDDVPIVAAETHGTASLARSLEAEAVVELPAVTGIATSLAAKRPATEAVAWSRRRPIASVEVSDREAVVAALQLLTDHRLLVEPACGAALAAVEKHPAALADAKEILIVVCGGVVATLAQLQEWEGTLT
- a CDS encoding YggS family pyridoxal phosphate-dependent enzyme, with product MSSPTSSPTGTLHALHNQWPQATSVDDFRANLAAVHARIAAACQRVGRDPAGVRLLPVSKTKPEATLRLAYAAGCHMLGENKPQEAHGKWEAMRDLTDLRWSVIGHLQTNKAKLVAQFASEFQALDSLRVAEALDRRLQAEGRALDVFVQVNTSDEDSKYGLAPDDVAAFLRELPAFSALRVKGLMTLAMFSAEADRVRTCFVQLRELRDRLRNDAPAGIVLDELSMGMSGDFEIAIEEGATVVRVGQAIFGARATPDHHYWPATAPVQA